In a single window of the Arachis hypogaea cultivar Tifrunner chromosome 6, arahy.Tifrunner.gnm2.J5K5, whole genome shotgun sequence genome:
- the LOC112756135 gene encoding uncharacterized protein isoform X1, whose translation MTRVKVLTTVLSFLFSFSFLFSHQHRLFSSPSSYFLSPPFLLHIRIHVIIHSLLFFTPHDFSFHRQMNNNNHFNARGEDLLTRASSPTESSSRRHHPMHMQEGVRATETMKTTEWTDEKHSMYLKSIEASFVNQLYDSKHIPRKPPSNHNPPSTSGQFKVLQRGCWQKINFERENPHLIRNNNNNNHHQCHDLTSNPWIQHYRCQSKQRGAVPSLQESVTSTNKVVDLIHQRKNHGDSSVIPRQQHLHLSHHICHEDMLSSDTEVSDQNFVDEQVEEEKESKRNKVKRQRASTIDEKGNDQMVPNKSSSTGGGAKNWFHAT comes from the exons ATGACACGTGTAAAAGTGCTGACAACTgtgctttcttttctcttttccttttcttttctattctctcaCCAACACCGcctcttttcttctccttcttcttactttctttctcctccctttcttcttcataTTCGTATTCATGTTATTattcattctcttcttttcttcacacCGCATGATTTCAGTTTCCATCGTCAGATGAACAATAATAATCATTTCAACGCAAGAGGAGAAGATCTTCTAACTCGGGCGAGTTCACCCACCGAGTCGTCATCACGCCGCCACCACCCTATGCATATGCAG GAAGGTGTTAGGGCAACAGAAACAATGAAGACAACAGAGTGGACAGATGAGAAACACAGCATGTATCTGAAATCAATAGAAGCATCTTTTGTTAATCAGTTATATGATTCTAAGCACATTCCAAGAAAACCACCTTCTAACCATAATCCTCCTTCCACTTCTGGCCAG TTCAAGGTTCTTCAACGTGGATGCTGGCAAAAGATAAATTTTGAGAGGGAGAATCCACATTTGATTaggaataacaacaataataatcatcatcaatgCCATGATTTAACATCAAATCCATGGATTCAGCACTACAGATGTCAAAGCAAACAGAGAGGTGCAGTTCCATCCCTTCAAGAAAGTGTTACTTCAACAAACAAAGTTGTTGATTTAATCCATCAAAGGAAGAATCATGGAGATTCCTCTGTTATACCAAGGCAGCAGCATCTTCATTTGTCTCATCATATCTGCCATGAAGACATGCTTTCTAGTGATACAG AGGTGTCAGATCAGAACTTTGTTGATGAACAAGTGGAAGAGGAAAAGGaaagcaaaagaaacaaagtCAAGAGGCAGAGAGCTTCAACAATTGATGAAAAAGGCAATGATcag ATGGTTCCAAACAAATCTTCTTCTACAGGTGGTGGTGCCAAGAATTGGTTTCATGCTACTTAG
- the LOC112756135 gene encoding cold-regulated protein 27-like isoform X2 yields MKTTEWTDEKHSMYLKSIEASFVNQLYDSKHIPRKPPSNHNPPSTSGQFKVLQRGCWQKINFERENPHLIRNNNNNNHHQCHDLTSNPWIQHYRCQSKQRGAVPSLQESVTSTNKVVDLIHQRKNHGDSSVIPRQQHLHLSHHICHEDMLSSDTEVSDQNFVDEQVEEEKESKRNKVKRQRASTIDEKGNDQMVPNKSSSTGGGAKNWFHAT; encoded by the exons ATGAAGACAACAGAGTGGACAGATGAGAAACACAGCATGTATCTGAAATCAATAGAAGCATCTTTTGTTAATCAGTTATATGATTCTAAGCACATTCCAAGAAAACCACCTTCTAACCATAATCCTCCTTCCACTTCTGGCCAG TTCAAGGTTCTTCAACGTGGATGCTGGCAAAAGATAAATTTTGAGAGGGAGAATCCACATTTGATTaggaataacaacaataataatcatcatcaatgCCATGATTTAACATCAAATCCATGGATTCAGCACTACAGATGTCAAAGCAAACAGAGAGGTGCAGTTCCATCCCTTCAAGAAAGTGTTACTTCAACAAACAAAGTTGTTGATTTAATCCATCAAAGGAAGAATCATGGAGATTCCTCTGTTATACCAAGGCAGCAGCATCTTCATTTGTCTCATCATATCTGCCATGAAGACATGCTTTCTAGTGATACAG AGGTGTCAGATCAGAACTTTGTTGATGAACAAGTGGAAGAGGAAAAGGaaagcaaaagaaacaaagtCAAGAGGCAGAGAGCTTCAACAATTGATGAAAAAGGCAATGATcag ATGGTTCCAAACAAATCTTCTTCTACAGGTGGTGGTGCCAAGAATTGGTTTCATGCTACTTAG